The Nycticebus coucang isolate mNycCou1 chromosome 8, mNycCou1.pri, whole genome shotgun sequence genome has a window encoding:
- the LOC128592161 gene encoding glutaredoxin-related protein 5, mitochondrial-like gives MSGSLRPAVAALFCWGRGAGGGSLWSPGLQTAGSGAGGGGSTEELDEMVKKHKVVVFLKGMPEQPQCGFSNAVVQILGLHGLQRAGDPKLPQGIKDYSNWSTIPQVYLNGEFVGGCVILL, from the coding sequence ATGAGTGGATCCCTCCGCCCAGCCGTGGCAGCTCTGTTCTGCTGGGGGCGTGGCGCTGGCGGTGGCAGCCTGTGGAGTCCGGGCCTGCAGACTGCAGGCTCGGGCGCAGGTGGCGGTGGCTCAACGGAGGAGCTGGATGAGATGGTGAAGAAACACAAGGTGGTTGTGTTCCTCAAGGGGATGCCGGAACAGCCCCAGTGTGGCTTCAGCAACGCTGTGGTGCAGATCTTGGGGCTGCACGGTCTACAACGTGCTGGCGACCCTAAGCTCCCACAAGGCATTAAAGACTACTCCAACTGGTCCACTATCCCACAAGTGTACCTCAATGGTGAGTTTGTGGGGGGCTGTGTCATTCTTCTGTAG